Within the Dermacentor silvarum isolate Dsil-2018 chromosome 8, BIME_Dsil_1.4, whole genome shotgun sequence genome, the region ATAGGGACGCTGCTCCCAAGCACAAGATATTTGTGAGAACTAAGCACACATCAACTTACTGTCTAACGTATCTGTTCGCCTTGTATTCATAGATAGCTTATATTCTAATGTAATCTTGGGCCACGTCTGCGCTCTCAGCTGCTTTTTTCAACGTGTACATGTAGCTACAGTAGTTTAAGATTTTTCTCGCCTAGAAAAGCAAGCTCTACCTCTGTATTGGGCTATGTTATTTCCTATCTTTATGTAGGTGTGCCATTCTCTAGTTCTGGATCTTGCGATCATTGGAGAATATGCCAGGAATTAGATCGTATACGCTAGACGCATCGCTCACAATGACACCGAATTGTATAATAAAGGAGAAGAATAAAAATTCGGGTTGGTCGGACTTGTTCGTAATGGAAGAAGAGTGCACGTTGCACAAATAAGAAGCAGAACAGCGGCACAAACCGGGCTTCTCCTTGCGGCTTGTTTTCGCTTTGCACATTATTTCGAAATACTGAAAACGGAGCGAAATACACAGACCACCAAGAAGACCGCAAATGCTCTCAATTATTTTATACTGAACTGTACTAATTTCAGTATGGATAGTAAGCAACTAGCCTAAGCGGACACATTGCTGAATGGTGCACATGCCTTGAAACAACGACCCTTAAAGCAAGACCGGAAATGGTAAGTTTAGCTGCACTGGTGAATAAGAGTTCCGGAGTAACAGAAGCGTCAGTCTTACCATGAATCGTGGTGACCCACGAAGGATAGTCCTGAAGCTACAGCGAAAGCTCTTATCGCGGTCGAGCGACTTCAACAGCATCTCCTCGGTAATTGTTAATAACGTATCAATAAACAATGATTACATTGCAATGACAACCAAATGTTCTACCTGGTGACCTCTGAGAGCTTTTTTCGGTCTGAAAATGGGCCAAGCACGTGAAAATACTCTGAAAACCGTGACGCCATTCTAATGTACCGGTGCTGTGCTTCTGGCTCGAAATTCGAGAAAGGAAACGTGTTGATCTCATTTCTGGTGTTAATAACAAATCTTTTGCTGACGAGCATAGTCACCGCCGAGTATTTAAAAACCTGCTTCGGTAGACTAAACTTCAGCGTCGTTGCTTAGTATTCCTTTAGGTTGATACCTTCTGCTTATCTTTTCCCTCTTGGTGCAGCTGCTTCCTATCTTCGTGCCACACATGATCGGGGCCGTCGGCATGTTCGCCAGTGGCATCAGCCTCATGTGGATCCTCGCCTTGTGCAACTACTTCCTGGACTATGGCGCCTGGAAGACCTCCTTCTACGCGCGCTGCCTCATTGCCATCGTTGGAATCCTTTCGGGAGTGCTGAGTAAGAACTGTATATGGCCACCCTTAATTGTGTCTGATTGACCGGGTTCACGTGATCAACAGGGGTCGAACGAGGGAAGCCTCCAGCCCGGAGCTTAACGTTTCGACGAGACGGCTTGTCTTCGATAATAGTAGCGAAGTCGGCGAGTTGGTACTGGTTCATCTTTGAAAATGCGTGTAGAACTAGGGACAAGACAAAGAAGGGTACAGGACAGAGGACACATGCGCGGACAACAACTGAGCGTTTaccaaaaaattaaaataaaataaacactaGAGCGTACAAAACAAACGTACAGACAGTGCGGGCGCGCCAACCAGACATCCCACTCACCCCCTCTACCTTACACAGTAGATAAAAGAAGGCGAAGACAGCAAACGTTTATTGAATATACACGTTAGTGGCATCTTAAGTTCACTATCAGCAGATGCATGGCTAATGCACAATTTTCTGTGggtcagctgtgtgtgtgtgtgaacgctCAGTGGTCGTCGGAGCATATGTCCTGTTTCCCTTCCTTGCCTTGTCCTTCATTTTACGCGCATTTTCAGTGATGTACTTGTTTTCATCAGATAAAGTTGAAAAGTCTCCTTGCTGAAACTTTTCCTCGAGTCTGAAGCTTGTTCGGTGAttgttgaccatttcaagcctcCATCTGCCTGTGAATCCCTGGTCTTGGTTTTATCTGCTTCATGTCACCTTACTGAATACTACTAAAAATATGATATCACTGAATCGAATACGACTTGAATGGTGAGCGAAAAGAATCAAATACGAGTACTGATAAAGCACTGATAAAGTGATGCTTTAGAAGCATATTTTAAACAAATTCTTGCAGTTTAAACAAGTTTAACAAATTTTCTTCCTGCAGTTTTCAGATACAGTCCAAAGTTTCAGGTAATTTTGTAAGCATGCTGACTAGCCTCACAGGTCTGGTGTATCGACTTGTAATTTCTCAGGGAAACCATACCCCTTTGTTTCAAATATGCTTCTAGACAATAACTTTATCAGTGCTTCTAGATCATCACTTTATCAGTGCTTGTTGTTTTAAAGTACGTGAAGAAATAAATTCTGAATTTTGAGTAGCAGCAACACTACGCTTCATTGGGGTTACAAAAGAAACATTCGTATGCCTTTCATTCTTTGATATCTACTCAATAATTTTGCATAGAAAACAATTGTCATATCTGTAAATGTACCACTATTGTTATAGTGGAATGGAAATACTCCTTATATCTTTCCCGCAATGTACAAgaaaaagctttcttttttgcacAGCACCGCTGCCTGTGCAATGTATGACTGGCGGGAAGcttcatggtgctctacagcttttctttttaatcttgaTTCTGGAGGTGATATACGGTAATGGTCAAGTTGTTTCATTTACGTGAAATGTAGTTTCCAACACAGGCACCTAAGTACAGAAGGCTGGTCAAGCCAAATTATGTATAAAGAAATCCTATCTCACGGGAAAAAAATGAACAGAGCTACGTTTCGCGTTTATATGGGATAGTTAGTCTGTCCGTAAACGTATTACCCGTTAAGCTATATCAGCTTAGTGGAGACGTTGTCGGAAGCAACCAGGCTTGCAGCGCATGCGGCGAGTTTAGCTAGAGAAACAACAAAGCTATGATCGCACTGACCTACAATACTCAACTGCTGGTGTAAAGCGGCGGTAGCGGCACGATCGTTCGCATGCAGCccttctataaatttccttcGACGACAACACTCAAGCAAcacaaaaattcacaaaatgtGACTGCCAGCGTTGCTACTGCAATGAAAGGCTCTGGTAGCCCGTTATTTCGTTTACTGTAATGCATTTGCGGACAATCTAAATCTCTCTCATAGGTCCTGCGTTAACACTAGTTCCTGCTTGAGTTCTGTGGTTTCATCTTGGGGTGTTGTGCCATTTTTCAAGCATACCGACTCGTTCTACTTCCCCCTGTTCGTACAGTACAGGGTACACACAATTTCAATCGTTGTACAGTAAAGAATGGATGTGAACTTAATTGTATTATAAACTCGATGAAATGTGAACATAGAACAACAAATTCTTTGTTTTTAGAAAAGTTGTTTTGGCTCTAGTTGATGCATAGTTAAACGACAGCTGAAAAAAGTTTGAACAGTGGCACtagacaaaaaaatatatataagaaCAGAGACGGAGAGAAAGGGCCAGGAGCTTTACGGTAAGCAGATGCTGTGCTGCATGGCAGGGTTACCTTTATGTTCGCATGAAGGTGAAGTGATGGGCGCGTATGCAAACGTGAAGCGTGAGTCTACAAATCATGGAAACCTTTCTTCAATGTTTTCGCTGTGAAAAAATCCATGGCGTTGAAGGTAAAGGCTCAAGAAACAAATAAAGATAtttaaaaattacaccatcttcccgtagaggaaccctgagtagtatgcgaagcagccattaGGTCGACTCAAGGTCgttttatcagctttataaacttggacatgcagcagcaccagcaacgcgcagaactgttgtccacgccgtcagcgttttgcccgcgttcgcaccgaacgcgcgcggcgttggtgacagttgccggtgcctctggggcgcctaccgtcgagcctctaacctaagctgcccCAGCCCACTCCTCACtccccggcaatgaggccgcccACCAACAGGCTCGAGCTTTCGCCTCCCGAGCCCACGGCCCAGCCCAGGTCGGAACGGAGAATGAGGAGACCGAGGAATTTGGGTGGTCGACACGAGACCGTATGGTGACGTATAATGAAATTACGCAATATTATAAACTAGGCAGACTTATATACCCCCCAGCTCACGAATCACTAACCAAACGGCAGGAGCTCATCTGGAGGAAACTACAGACGGGCTCCTTCCCAACACCGATTTTGTATTCATACATTTTCCCAACAACCTTTACGCCGCAGTGCAAGCTGTGCAGAGCTCCCCGGGCCGACCTGTTTCATATACTGTGGGGCTGTCCAAATATACGTAACCGCGGTAGTCCACAGGGCTTGCAAATTACCACGatgcagcagtgggaggccacactGCTCAGCTCCAACCCAGAGGAGCAGGCCTGGGTCACGGA harbors:
- the LOC119460929 gene encoding uncharacterized protein LOC119460929 translates to MILVSLCFLVGCCVCYMIITVMNASQDSIVKWLSRLIPLAGAGCSAGMVLLAINPLGHLRRDGSWLLPIFVPHMIGAVGMFASGISLMWILALCNYFLDYGAWKTSFYARCLIAIVGILSGVLSKNCIWPPLIVSD